From Lemur catta isolate mLemCat1 chromosome 21, mLemCat1.pri, whole genome shotgun sequence, a single genomic window includes:
- the ZNF70 gene encoding zinc finger protein 70, which yields MKDVEKEVLESDARWGGKIVRTVNTVQRGTFLKKYSHWSNTRFTMEVPPATKFGETFVFEDRLELQQELFPGADLADPFLQERGLEQMTVIYKEIPLGGQDEDRDDYEGNFSLCSSPVEHQSVLPGTRAQDDELFGQTFLQKSDLSVCQIIHGGGESSPRDRVEAADGGDSGPTAPRRTPPPAKPYACRECGKAFSQSSHLLRHLVIHTGEKPYECCECGKAFSQSSHLLRHQIIHTGEKPYECRECGKAFRQSSALTQHQKIHTGKRPHECRECGKDFSRSSSLRKHERIHTGERPYQCKECGKSFNQSSGLSQHRKIHTLKKPHECDLCGKAFCHRSHLIRHQRIHTGKKPYKCDECGKAFSQSSNLIEHRKTHTGEKPYKCHKCGKAFSQSSSLIEHQRIHTGEKPYECCQCGKAFCHSSALIQHQRIHTGKKPYACECGKAFRHRSALIEHYKTHTREKPYVCNLCGKSFRGSSHLIRHQKIHAGEKL from the coding sequence attgttaGAACAGTAAATACAGTCCAAAGAGGAACATTTCTGAAGAAATACAGTCATTGGAGCAATACAAGATTCACAATGGAGGTTCCTCCAGCAACCAAGTTTGGCGAGACCTTTGTGTTTGAGGACAGGTTAGAGCTGCAGCAAGAGCTTTTCCCTGGGGCGGACCTGGCGGACCCTTTTCTTCAGGAGAGAGGTTTGGAGCAGATGACTGTTATCTACAAAGAGATCCCTCTTGGGGGGCAAGACGAGGACCGTGATGATTATGAGGGGAATTTCAGTCTGTGCTCAAGCCCTGTTGAGCATCAGAGCGTCCTCCCAGGAACCAGAGCCCAGGACGATGAGCTGTTTGGCCAAACCTTCCTCCAGAAATCCGACCTCAGTGTGTGTCAGATAATCCACGGGGGAGGGGAGTCCAGTCCTCGCGATCGTGTGGAAGCGGCAGATGGGGGAGACTCGGGACCTACCGCGCCTCGCCGAACGCCACCGCCAGCCAAGCCCTACGCATGCCGCGAGTGCGGGAAGGCCTTCAGCCAGAGCTCGCACCTCCTCCGGCACCTGGTCATCCACACCGGGGAGAAGCCCTACGAGTGCTGCGAGTGCGGGAAGGCCTTCAGCCAGAGCTCACACCTCCTCAGACATCAGATCATCCACACCGGGGAGAAGCCCTACGAGTGCCGGGAGTGCGGGAAGGCCTTCCGCCAGAGCTCGGCGCTCACGCAGCACCAGAAGATCCACACGGGGAAGAGGCCCCACGAGTGCAGGGAGTGCGGGAAAGATTTCAGCCGGAGCTCCAGCCTCAGGAAACACGAGAGGATTCATACGGGAGAGAGACCGTATCAGTGTAAGGAATGCGGGAAATCCTTCAACCAGAGCTCAGGCCTGAGCCAGCACCGGAAAATCCACACCCTCAAGAAGCCTCACGAGTGCGATCTCTGTGGGAAAGCCTTCTGCCACAGGTCGCACCTCATCCGGCACCAGCGGATCCACACCGGGAAGAAGCCTTACAAATGTGACGAGTGCGGGAAGGCCTTCAGCCAGAGCTCCAACCTCATCGAGCACCGGAAGACCcacacgggcgagaagccctACAAGTGCCACAAGTGCGGCAAGGCCTTCAGCCAGAGCTCCTCGCTCATCGAGCACCAGCGCATCcacacgggcgagaagccctACGAGTGCTGTCAGTGCGGCAAGGCCTTCTGCCACAGCTCCGCGCTGATCCAGCACCAAAGGATCCACACCGGCAAGAAGCCCTACGCCTGCGAGTGCGGCAAAGCCTTCCGGCACAGGTCGGCCCTCATCGAGCACTACAAGACCCACACCAGGGAGAAGCCCTACGTGTGCAACCTGTGTGGCAAGTCCTTCAGGGGCAGCTCGCACCTGATCCGGCATCAGAAAATCCACGCTGGGGAGAAGCTGTAG